A single window of Chitinophaga sp. XS-30 DNA harbors:
- a CDS encoding Crp/Fnr family transcriptional regulator: MKEWLPAIHAHKKNFTLRKGDTIFREGDPVNGIFFLYSGKVKVHKHWADGKELIVRFAREGDIVGHRGIGTELVYPVTATALEPAAVCFFEIDFFNASLKVNHDLLYELMQFYAKELMESEKSMRNLAHMSVKGRLANALLVLKSKFGLDEEGFIAFPLSKQDMSSYIGATYETTFRMMNELINEHIISVSAKYITILQEEKLRQLIRED; the protein is encoded by the coding sequence ATGAAGGAGTGGTTGCCCGCTATTCATGCGCACAAGAAAAATTTCACGCTCAGGAAAGGGGATACCATTTTCAGGGAAGGTGATCCGGTGAACGGCATATTTTTTCTCTACTCCGGGAAAGTGAAAGTGCACAAGCATTGGGCGGATGGCAAGGAACTGATCGTCCGTTTTGCCCGGGAGGGCGATATTGTAGGCCATCGCGGCATTGGTACGGAGCTGGTGTACCCCGTCACGGCTACCGCACTGGAACCGGCAGCGGTCTGTTTCTTCGAGATCGATTTTTTTAACGCCAGTCTGAAAGTAAACCATGACCTGTTATACGAACTGATGCAGTTCTATGCAAAGGAACTGATGGAATCCGAAAAAAGCATGCGCAACCTCGCGCATATGTCTGTAAAAGGCCGCCTGGCCAATGCGCTGCTGGTGCTGAAAAGTAAATTCGGGCTGGACGAAGAGGGATTTATTGCGTTCCCGCTCAGCAAGCAGGACATGTCTTCCTACATCGGCGCAACTTACGAAACAACTTTCCGGATGATGAACGAACTGATCAACGAGCATATCATCTCCGTATCCGCCAAATACATCACGATCCTGCAGGAAGAGAAACTCCGGCAACTGATCCGGGAGGATTGA
- a CDS encoding multidrug effflux MFS transporter has product MASESLTRSKYISLILILGSLTALGPFTIDMYLPGFPAIAKDLDTDVSTVALTLSSYFIGISAGQLLYGPLLDRFGRKPPLYIGLVLYILTSAGCVFVQTIDSLIALRFLQAVGSCAAAVAAVAMVRDLFPVSETAKVFALLMLVVGASPMVAPTVGGYVTSAWNWHAVFVILGGMGVAILLATIFWLPDSYKPDTTLSLKPKPIISNFLAVAREPMFYTYAFTGSVAFGLLFAYVSGSPKVFMDVFGLSDKAYGWVFALLSVGFIGANQVNSLLLRRFSSEQIVPVALGCQTAAGALFVAGLLNGWIGLYGTVIFLFILLSCLGLVIPNTSALALRPFSRNAGSASSLMGALQMGTGALASVVVSLYAEKSVLPMACTMAAAATLALMILMISRRISGGKGAL; this is encoded by the coding sequence TTGGCATCCGAATCACTGACAAGGTCAAAATACATTTCGCTTATTCTGATCCTCGGCTCCCTCACTGCATTGGGGCCATTTACAATCGACATGTATCTTCCGGGTTTTCCGGCCATTGCAAAGGACCTTGACACGGATGTTTCCACCGTGGCCCTTACGCTTTCCAGTTATTTCATCGGCATTTCAGCCGGGCAGTTGTTGTATGGCCCGCTGCTGGACCGTTTTGGGCGCAAGCCGCCATTATACATCGGCCTGGTCCTCTATATCCTCACCTCCGCGGGCTGCGTGTTCGTGCAAACGATAGACAGCCTGATCGCCCTGCGTTTTTTGCAGGCCGTGGGCAGCTGTGCCGCGGCAGTGGCGGCGGTAGCCATGGTGCGCGATCTTTTCCCGGTGAGCGAGACCGCGAAAGTATTTGCCCTGCTTATGCTGGTGGTGGGCGCTTCTCCCATGGTGGCCCCGACCGTTGGCGGTTATGTGACCAGCGCATGGAACTGGCATGCGGTGTTCGTGATCCTTGGCGGAATGGGCGTGGCTATATTGCTGGCTACCATTTTCTGGCTGCCGGACAGTTATAAGCCGGATACTACGCTGTCTTTAAAGCCCAAACCTATCATCAGCAATTTTCTGGCGGTGGCAAGGGAGCCGATGTTCTATACTTATGCATTTACCGGCTCGGTGGCCTTCGGTTTGCTGTTCGCCTATGTGTCCGGCTCCCCCAAGGTATTCATGGATGTATTCGGCCTGAGCGATAAAGCGTATGGATGGGTGTTTGCCCTGCTTTCCGTAGGTTTTATCGGCGCTAACCAGGTGAACAGCCTGCTGCTCAGAAGGTTCAGCAGCGAGCAGATCGTACCGGTGGCGCTGGGTTGCCAGACTGCAGCGGGAGCTTTATTTGTAGCGGGTTTGCTCAACGGGTGGATCGGCTTGTATGGAACGGTCATTTTCCTGTTCATTTTGCTGAGTTGCCTCGGCCTGGTCATTCCCAATACTTCGGCGCTGGCGCTCAGGCCGTTTTCCAGGAATGCGGGAAGTGCCTCATCCCTGATGGGGGCCTTACAGATGGGTACCGGTGCGCTGGCTTCGGTAGTGGTTAGCCTGTACGCGGAAAAAAGTGTGCTGCCTATGGCCTGTACAATGGCCGCTGCCGCCACGCTTGCCCTGATGATACTGATGATCAGCCGCAGGATCTCCGGGGGGAAAGGCGCATTATAG
- a CDS encoding arylsulfatase: protein MKIFTLAASLLFSYTVIAQQRPNIIFIVADDLGYGNLTSYNPSHKVPTPNIDRLAAEGTRFTRFYAGNTVCAPSRCALMTGKHMGHAYIRGNAGAHLRGQDTTLAEYLQAGGYTTGMFGKWGLGEAGTAGAPEHKGFSAFYGYLNQTHAHHYYTDYLFEIQNGKSVRVPLDTTAYTDDLIMQKALGFIRSNRSNPFFLYLPLTIPHAELHVPDAYMAPFRHADGSSKFAPETPFVQKGRVTYRSQEQPRAAFAGMITKLDEDVARVLALVKELGLDNNTYIFFTSDNGPHQEGGADPEFFNSGGPLRGIKRDLYEGGIRVPLLVRAPGKVPAGAVRDDIWAFWDIMPTVCRLAGTRPPRDIDGISFTPALTGKVQKAKHPWLYWQFYEKQYYKEAIVQGHWKLLRLKPKDGPETVELYDLSNDIGETRNLADQQAGKVSELLAVARKARTPAEHEAFRWPGTE, encoded by the coding sequence ATGAAGATCTTCACACTGGCAGCCAGCCTCTTGTTCAGCTATACCGTCATCGCGCAGCAGCGCCCCAATATCATCTTTATCGTAGCAGATGATCTTGGTTATGGCAACCTTACCAGTTATAATCCTTCGCATAAGGTGCCTACACCGAATATCGACCGGCTTGCGGCCGAGGGTACAAGGTTCACGCGCTTCTATGCCGGCAACACCGTTTGCGCGCCCAGCCGTTGTGCGCTGATGACAGGAAAGCATATGGGCCATGCTTACATCCGCGGCAATGCGGGTGCGCACCTGCGCGGGCAGGACACAACACTGGCCGAATATCTCCAGGCAGGCGGCTACACCACCGGCATGTTCGGCAAGTGGGGACTGGGGGAAGCCGGCACTGCCGGCGCACCGGAACACAAAGGATTCTCCGCATTCTATGGTTACCTGAACCAGACGCATGCCCATCACTACTACACCGATTACCTTTTCGAGATACAAAACGGAAAATCCGTTCGCGTACCGCTGGATACCACCGCCTACACGGATGACCTGATCATGCAGAAAGCGCTGGGATTCATCCGGAGCAACAGGAGCAATCCTTTTTTCCTCTACTTGCCGCTGACGATCCCGCATGCGGAGCTGCATGTCCCTGACGCTTACATGGCACCCTTCCGTCATGCGGACGGCAGCAGCAAATTTGCGCCCGAAACGCCGTTCGTTCAGAAAGGCAGGGTTACCTACCGCTCACAGGAACAGCCTCGGGCGGCCTTTGCCGGCATGATCACAAAACTGGATGAGGACGTGGCGCGGGTACTGGCGCTGGTAAAGGAACTTGGGCTGGACAACAATACTTACATCTTCTTCACCAGCGATAACGGTCCTCATCAGGAAGGCGGCGCGGATCCTGAATTCTTCAACAGCGGCGGACCGCTCAGGGGTATCAAGCGCGACCTTTACGAAGGCGGCATTCGTGTGCCTTTGCTGGTCAGGGCTCCGGGTAAAGTGCCTGCCGGTGCTGTAAGGGACGACATCTGGGCATTCTGGGACATTATGCCCACCGTTTGCAGACTGGCCGGAACACGCCCTCCCCGGGATATTGACGGCATTTCTTTTACTCCGGCGCTGACGGGGAAAGTGCAGAAAGCAAAACATCCCTGGCTGTACTGGCAGTTCTATGAAAAACAATATTACAAAGAAGCGATCGTGCAGGGCCACTGGAAACTGTTGCGGCTGAAACCGAAAGACGGTCCCGAAACCGTTGAGCTGTACGACCTGAGCAATGATATCGGCGAAACACGCAACCTGGCGGACCAGCAGGCCGGCAAGGTAAGCGAACTGCTGGCCGTGGCGCGCAAGGCCAGGACTCCCGCGGAGCACGAAGCATTCCGCTGGCCGGGAACCGAATAA
- a CDS encoding alpha-galactosidase: MRLSLISRFILPAALLLAMAADAQEQRTIPFGKSNRIIYDLHSGIYSVWANGREVFHDVFAAYEGHIPDTANMRRSLQVIPVNDRFGKGKKYTFRAGEREHSFYTYKGLNGFYTETVESGGARSASPLTGSLSFKGKGVLVPFDNDAWVKYKLLDPDSTAFTSSGVTALFDPSTRNGWIIGAVEHNDWKTGIQLSGDSSIAVLAGWTDSTLTRDRLPHGLVTHGRSPRILVLFAEDWRAGMEHYARACRQAEPRYIFPWKATKPFAWNSWGSIQTGLSLEKANRVADFFADSCRDFRSADGTLYIGMDSYWDNLTPGGMTGDFRQLDEFVAHCRARGLKAGIYWAPFVDWGKTPRTVEGSTYNYAETWTKVRGRYHDFDGARAMDPTHPATRARIAYLIKRFKDCGFEMIKIDFIGHAAIEADGFYDPAVTTGMQAFRQGMEFLTDQLDGKMLVYAAISPTLATARYVHMRRIACDAFKGIQETAYTLNSTSLGWWQNYLYDFADADHMVFAGEAPGVNRARLVSAIVTGTLVTGDDFSKPSGANAVARSLLQQPDLLEAARNGGVFRPVDHQPGEAPAHIFASPHYLAILNYSQQERVFEVSADGALKELFSGETLRASGNTRIKVGAEDAVLFRVSRR; encoded by the coding sequence ATGCGATTATCCCTCATCTCCCGTTTTATACTGCCTGCTGCTTTGCTGCTCGCTATGGCCGCCGATGCGCAGGAACAGCGAACCATTCCTTTCGGTAAAAGCAACAGGATCATCTACGACCTTCATTCCGGTATTTACAGCGTATGGGCGAACGGTCGTGAAGTGTTTCACGATGTTTTTGCGGCTTACGAAGGCCATATCCCGGATACTGCGAACATGCGGCGAAGCCTGCAGGTAATACCGGTGAACGACAGGTTCGGCAAGGGAAAAAAATACACTTTCCGCGCCGGCGAAAGGGAGCATTCCTTTTATACGTATAAGGGACTCAACGGCTTTTATACGGAAACAGTTGAATCCGGCGGCGCCCGCAGTGCCAGCCCGCTGACGGGCAGTCTTTCGTTTAAAGGGAAAGGTGTGCTGGTGCCTTTCGATAACGACGCCTGGGTAAAATACAAACTACTGGACCCGGATTCTACGGCTTTTACCAGTTCCGGGGTCACGGCGTTATTTGATCCGTCAACACGCAACGGATGGATCATCGGCGCTGTTGAGCATAACGACTGGAAAACCGGCATTCAATTGTCCGGCGATAGCAGCATAGCTGTATTGGCCGGATGGACGGACAGTACGCTTACGCGGGATAGATTGCCGCATGGCCTTGTAACACATGGCCGTTCGCCACGCATACTGGTGCTGTTCGCGGAAGACTGGCGCGCGGGGATGGAGCATTACGCCAGGGCATGCCGGCAGGCGGAGCCGCGGTACATATTCCCGTGGAAAGCAACCAAGCCCTTTGCCTGGAACAGCTGGGGAAGTATTCAAACCGGCCTTTCGCTGGAGAAGGCCAACCGCGTTGCGGATTTTTTTGCGGACTCCTGCCGCGATTTTCGCAGTGCGGACGGTACTTTGTACATAGGGATGGATTCCTATTGGGACAATCTGACCCCGGGTGGTATGACCGGTGATTTTCGCCAGCTTGACGAATTTGTGGCCCATTGCAGGGCCCGGGGATTGAAAGCAGGCATTTACTGGGCGCCGTTCGTGGATTGGGGCAAAACGCCCCGTACCGTTGAAGGCAGCACGTATAATTATGCCGAAACCTGGACGAAAGTGCGCGGCCGGTATCACGACTTTGACGGCGCCCGGGCGATGGACCCTACCCATCCCGCCACCCGCGCCCGCATCGCGTACCTGATCAAAAGATTCAAAGATTGCGGTTTTGAGATGATCAAGATCGATTTCATCGGTCATGCGGCGATAGAAGCGGACGGGTTTTATGATCCCGCGGTCACCACCGGTATGCAGGCCTTCCGGCAGGGTATGGAATTCCTCACCGATCAACTGGATGGCAAAATGCTGGTGTACGCCGCTATCTCCCCGACCCTTGCAACTGCGCGTTATGTGCATATGCGCCGTATCGCCTGCGATGCATTCAAAGGCATACAGGAAACCGCTTATACGCTGAACAGCACCAGTCTCGGCTGGTGGCAGAACTATCTGTACGACTTCGCTGATGCGGACCATATGGTATTTGCAGGAGAAGCGCCCGGCGTGAACCGGGCCAGGCTGGTGTCCGCCATTGTAACCGGAACCCTCGTCACAGGGGACGATTTTTCCAAGCCCTCAGGCGCCAACGCCGTTGCGAGATCATTACTGCAGCAACCGGACTTGCTGGAAGCCGCACGGAATGGCGGGGTGTTCCGTCCTGTCGACCATCAGCCGGGGGAGGCGCCTGCGCATATATTCGCCAGTCCCCATTACCTGGCCATACTCAACTACAGCCAGCAGGAGCGGGTGTTTGAAGTGAGTGCGGACGGAGCGCTGAAGGAGCTTTTTTCCGGGGAAACGTTGCGGGCTTCCGGGAACACCCGTATCAAAGTAGGGGCGGAAGATGCGGTGCTTTTCCGGGTCAGCCGCCGGTGA
- a CDS encoding sensor histidine kinase: MNKQLENRIVAYSVAVIALLVNLPKLALMYEGSLARQFITFDLGEFLYLLLVTSLFGWLFFRLNLRWLPELRKNGPDLFRPFLLPNLLFLLLGCIIAIQLHWLLFQPPFAVNFLRGAYFLRFGVCVLLELLIVRIIYQIRETRRHEAEKELILRKSAETALELMKQQLNPHFFFNALSTLSGLTREDPGKAQRYIAHLSRIFRNLLHAPQQILTVGEELRQLASYAELLKMRFETGICIRVNVPPDFESRMIPHFSLQPLMENAAKHNIAVPELPLEVNIYTEGEDLVVANNLQPANGMSFSSGLGLHNLNERFRMLTGGVVKVSRTSEHFIVKLPTTNDTTTTFTDH; this comes from the coding sequence GTGAATAAACAACTTGAGAACAGGATCGTTGCGTACAGCGTAGCGGTCATCGCCCTCCTGGTCAATCTGCCGAAGCTCGCCCTGATGTATGAAGGGAGCCTGGCGCGGCAGTTCATCACTTTCGACCTGGGAGAATTCCTGTACCTGCTGCTGGTCACCTCCCTGTTCGGTTGGCTGTTTTTCCGGCTGAACCTTCGCTGGCTGCCTGAACTGCGGAAAAATGGCCCGGACCTGTTCAGGCCCTTTCTGCTGCCGAATCTGCTTTTTCTGCTGCTTGGCTGCATCATTGCCATACAATTGCACTGGCTGCTCTTTCAGCCTCCGTTCGCCGTAAACTTCCTGCGTGGCGCCTATTTCCTGCGTTTCGGGGTATGTGTGCTGCTGGAGCTGCTGATCGTACGGATCATTTACCAGATCAGGGAAACCCGGCGGCATGAGGCGGAAAAGGAACTGATACTGCGGAAGAGCGCGGAAACAGCGCTTGAATTGATGAAACAGCAGCTCAACCCTCATTTCTTTTTCAATGCGCTCAGCACTTTATCAGGGCTTACACGGGAAGACCCGGGCAAAGCGCAACGTTATATTGCCCATTTATCACGGATCTTCCGCAACCTGCTGCATGCGCCGCAACAGATCTTAACGGTCGGGGAAGAATTGCGGCAGCTTGCCTCTTACGCGGAACTGCTCAAAATGCGTTTCGAAACGGGTATCTGCATCAGGGTAAACGTTCCGCCGGATTTCGAATCCAGGATGATACCCCATTTTTCCCTGCAGCCATTGATGGAGAACGCAGCCAAGCATAATATCGCCGTTCCTGAACTGCCCCTGGAAGTGAATATCTATACGGAGGGGGAAGACCTGGTAGTGGCCAATAATCTGCAACCCGCAAATGGCATGTCGTTTTCATCCGGACTGGGCCTGCATAACCTTAACGAACGCTTCAGGATGCTGACCGGAGGCGTGGTAAAGGTCAGCAGGACCAGCGAACATTTTATCGTTAAATTACCGACCACAAATGATACCACCACTACGTTTACTGATCATTGA
- a CDS encoding LytTR family DNA-binding domain-containing protein codes for MIPPLRLLIIEDEPVNARNLAFELQRAAAGVDIVATLPSVAATVEWLKTDGGCDLIFMDIQLADGLSFEIFGQVDVQQPVVFVTAYDEYALKAFRANGIDYVLKPFLPEDIERALNRYRRWTQGPADAGSLKNMIQALQQAPVYRQSFLVHHRDRLIPLSTATIAWFYSKAEVVQACTADRKQYFIDHTLEELQQLLDPAVFFRANRQFIVQRKYILEVEFFFNGRLLLNMQVPAPEKILISKARVPALRSWMNT; via the coding sequence ATGATACCACCACTACGTTTACTGATCATTGAGGATGAGCCTGTGAATGCACGCAACCTCGCCTTTGAGCTGCAGCGCGCGGCAGCCGGCGTGGACATTGTTGCCACGCTGCCTTCCGTAGCCGCCACCGTGGAATGGCTGAAAACGGACGGCGGTTGCGACCTGATCTTTATGGATATCCAGTTGGCGGACGGACTTTCATTCGAGATATTCGGGCAGGTGGACGTTCAGCAACCGGTCGTCTTCGTCACCGCCTATGATGAATATGCGCTGAAAGCATTCCGGGCTAACGGTATCGACTATGTGCTGAAGCCATTCCTGCCGGAAGATATCGAACGGGCATTGAACAGGTACAGGCGATGGACACAGGGGCCTGCAGACGCAGGATCGCTGAAAAATATGATACAGGCTTTGCAGCAGGCGCCGGTGTACAGGCAGTCTTTCCTCGTGCATCACCGGGACAGGCTGATCCCGCTGTCCACCGCAACAATAGCCTGGTTCTATTCCAAAGCCGAAGTCGTACAGGCATGTACGGCAGACCGCAAACAGTATTTTATCGACCATACCCTGGAGGAGTTGCAGCAACTGCTGGACCCGGCCGTTTTTTTTCGTGCCAACCGGCAGTTCATCGTACAGCGCAAATACATCCTGGAAGTGGAGTTTTTCTTTAACGGCAGGCTGCTGCTGAATATGCAGGTTCCCGCTCCTGAAAAAATATTGATCAGCAAAGCCCGTGTACCGGCGCTGCGGAGCTGGATGAATACCTGA
- a CDS encoding sterol desaturase family protein, which translates to MDFATGKYRGIVLLFLALLITAEIIWSWRRDKKVYEVRETVTNITILAGFHLSKFLFAGYQLFFLELGARLAIFDLPFKLWVFGLCFIVTDFIYYWFHRASHVWKPLWAFHVVHHSSPLMNLTAAYRLNWFSALVSPFFFIPAVIIGFPPGFIVLSYALNLLYQFFLHTEAIGKIKPVEGILDTPSAHRVHHGSNPLYIDRNFGGVLMIWDRLFGTYQPETEKVRYGITSGFVSQNPFRLVFFGFIDLFRKKMKYKG; encoded by the coding sequence ATGGATTTTGCAACCGGAAAATACAGAGGGATCGTGCTTTTGTTCCTTGCGCTGCTCATTACAGCAGAAATCATCTGGAGCTGGCGCCGGGACAAAAAAGTGTATGAGGTCCGGGAAACGGTGACCAATATCACTATCCTGGCAGGCTTCCATTTATCCAAATTCCTTTTTGCAGGATACCAGCTCTTTTTCCTGGAACTGGGAGCAAGACTGGCCATCTTCGATCTGCCATTCAAATTATGGGTGTTCGGCCTTTGTTTCATTGTTACGGATTTCATCTACTACTGGTTCCATCGCGCATCGCACGTCTGGAAACCGCTCTGGGCCTTCCATGTAGTACATCACTCCAGTCCCCTGATGAACCTGACGGCGGCTTACCGGCTCAACTGGTTCAGTGCGCTGGTAAGCCCTTTTTTCTTCATCCCGGCTGTTATAATCGGCTTTCCGCCCGGGTTCATTGTACTGTCCTATGCGCTGAACCTGTTATACCAGTTCTTTCTGCACACGGAAGCTATAGGAAAGATAAAACCTGTTGAAGGGATACTGGACACGCCTTCGGCCCACCGGGTGCATCATGGCTCAAATCCTTTGTATATCGACAGGAATTTCGGCGGTGTGCTGATGATCTGGGACCGCCTCTTCGGCACCTACCAGCCGGAAACCGAAAAGGTCCGCTACGGTATCACCAGCGGTTTCGTCAGCCAGAACCCTTTCAGGCTTGTCTTCTTTGGTTTCATCGATCTCTTCAGGAAAAAAATGAAATACAAAGGCTGA
- a CDS encoding acyl-CoA dehydrogenase family protein encodes MAGTFSKIREAYKLFKSIDFDKLGKLSRKVDLQQVMEGFSRLDDNQLKGLMKMMNSSGGKKKELPEINGDFYELHLRLSDEDRAIQLKVREFMEREIKPIVNNYWLHDEFPFEVIPKFAELGLCGVTYKGYGCPGKSFLMEGIIAMEMARIDSSIATFFGVQSGLSMGSIYLCGSEEQKQEWLPGMQQMKIIGAFGLTEPEVGSGAAGGLTTTAKRTENGWVLNGQKKWIGNATFADVTIIWAKDVDDGEVKGFLVRKGTPGFAVEKIKGKMALRIVQNGLITMTDCVVEERDRLQHANSFKDTARVLQMTRAGVAWMAVGCARGAYENALDYTRRRKQFGKPIAAFQLIQNHLVEMLSNLTAMQSLVFRLSELQDQGMLKDEHASLAKVFCSLRTRDIVSQAREVMGGNGILLDHNVARFVADAEAIYSYEGTKEINSLIVGRAITGFSAFV; translated from the coding sequence ATGGCCGGAACATTCTCGAAGATCAGAGAGGCTTACAAGCTGTTTAAAAGTATTGATTTCGACAAGCTGGGAAAGCTCTCCCGGAAGGTGGACCTGCAACAGGTGATGGAAGGTTTTTCCAGACTGGATGATAACCAGCTGAAAGGACTGATGAAAATGATGAACAGCAGTGGTGGAAAGAAAAAAGAACTGCCGGAGATCAACGGTGATTTTTATGAGCTGCATCTTCGTTTGAGCGATGAAGACCGTGCCATTCAGCTGAAAGTACGGGAGTTCATGGAGCGGGAGATCAAACCGATCGTCAATAATTACTGGCTGCATGATGAATTCCCTTTTGAAGTCATCCCCAAATTCGCGGAGCTTGGCCTCTGCGGGGTTACTTACAAAGGATATGGCTGTCCGGGCAAATCTTTCCTGATGGAAGGCATCATTGCCATGGAAATGGCGCGTATCGATTCTTCCATAGCCACGTTCTTCGGTGTGCAAAGCGGCCTCTCCATGGGATCGATCTATCTCTGCGGATCGGAAGAGCAGAAGCAGGAATGGCTGCCCGGAATGCAGCAGATGAAGATCATCGGGGCATTCGGGCTGACGGAACCGGAAGTAGGCTCAGGTGCCGCGGGCGGGCTCACCACTACGGCTAAACGCACGGAAAATGGCTGGGTGCTGAACGGGCAGAAGAAATGGATCGGCAACGCCACTTTTGCTGATGTAACCATTATCTGGGCGAAGGATGTGGACGACGGTGAAGTGAAAGGATTCCTCGTGCGCAAAGGCACGCCGGGTTTTGCGGTGGAAAAGATCAAGGGCAAAATGGCGCTGCGCATCGTGCAGAACGGGCTGATCACCATGACGGATTGCGTGGTGGAAGAGCGTGACCGGCTGCAGCATGCCAACTCCTTCAAAGATACCGCCAGAGTATTGCAGATGACCCGTGCCGGTGTGGCCTGGATGGCCGTTGGCTGTGCGCGCGGCGCTTATGAGAATGCACTGGATTATACCCGCCGACGGAAACAGTTCGGTAAACCTATTGCCGCATTTCAGCTGATACAGAACCATCTGGTGGAAATGCTCTCCAACCTCACCGCCATGCAATCCCTCGTTTTCCGTTTATCCGAATTGCAGGACCAGGGCATGCTGAAAGATGAACATGCATCGCTCGCCAAGGTGTTCTGCTCGTTGCGTACCCGCGACATTGTCAGCCAGGCGCGCGAAGTGATGGGTGGTAACGGCATTCTGCTGGACCATAACGTAGCGCGCTTTGTGGCGGATGCGGAAGCGATCTATTCTTATGAAGGCACCAAGGAGATCAACTCCCTTATTGTAGGGCGTGCCATTACCGGGTTTAGCGCATTTGTGTAA
- the fucP gene encoding L-fucose:H+ symporter permease, whose product MSTPKFTEKKFILTFIFVTSLFMLWGIAITMGDVLNKHFQNVLSVSKAQSGLVQFSIFGAYFVMGIPAGLFMKRFGYKNGVLLGLFLYATGAFLFVPASNMESFLFFRVALFILACGLATLETVAHPFVASLGDQRRSDQRINFAQSFNALGAVIGPLLGAYFIFGNTESTGLDSVRTLYVCIGLVIAAVGVSFYFVKVPPLVDPHSAPPAAVEEGAVNVDLAPEKKLFQHRHFIWAAIAQFFNVAAQGGTWAFFINYGVEKMGFTDARATYYFSLSMVMMMTGRFVGTYLMKFIAPNKLLATFAACSILMCIIVAQSWGWPSFVALLMINFFFSIMFPTIFSLGLKNLGGHTQRASSFIVMGVVGGAVFPPLMGMLADKDVAHAYYLPIICYAVIFLFAYKFYRTR is encoded by the coding sequence ATGTCAACACCTAAATTCACCGAGAAAAAATTTATCCTCACCTTCATTTTTGTTACCTCGCTTTTCATGTTATGGGGTATTGCCATTACGATGGGAGATGTACTGAACAAACATTTTCAGAATGTGCTGAGCGTTTCCAAAGCACAGTCCGGTCTCGTACAGTTCTCCATTTTTGGCGCTTATTTCGTGATGGGCATCCCGGCAGGATTGTTCATGAAACGGTTCGGGTACAAGAACGGGGTTTTACTTGGACTTTTCCTGTATGCCACCGGGGCATTTTTATTTGTGCCGGCTTCCAATATGGAATCTTTCCTCTTTTTTCGTGTAGCCTTGTTCATCCTGGCCTGCGGGCTGGCTACGCTTGAAACGGTGGCGCATCCCTTTGTAGCTTCGTTGGGCGACCAGCGGAGAAGCGACCAGCGCATCAATTTTGCGCAATCGTTCAACGCCCTGGGTGCAGTGATAGGGCCGTTGCTGGGCGCTTATTTCATTTTCGGGAACACCGAAAGCACAGGGCTGGATTCCGTCCGTACCCTGTACGTTTGCATCGGGCTGGTGATCGCTGCGGTAGGCGTATCTTTCTATTTTGTGAAAGTGCCGCCGCTGGTGGACCCGCACTCCGCACCGCCGGCAGCAGTGGAAGAAGGGGCCGTGAATGTGGACCTTGCCCCGGAGAAAAAATTGTTCCAGCACCGCCATTTCATTTGGGCGGCTATCGCGCAGTTCTTCAATGTTGCCGCACAGGGAGGGACCTGGGCTTTCTTCATCAACTATGGTGTGGAAAAGATGGGCTTTACCGATGCCCGCGCAACCTATTATTTTTCATTAAGTATGGTCATGATGATGACCGGTCGTTTTGTTGGTACTTATCTGATGAAATTCATCGCACCTAACAAGCTGCTGGCTACGTTTGCGGCATGCAGCATCCTGATGTGCATCATCGTGGCGCAAAGCTGGGGGTGGCCCTCTTTTGTAGCGTTGCTGATGATCAATTTCTTCTTCAGTATTATGTTTCCCACCATATTCAGTCTTGGTCTGAAGAACCTGGGCGGTCATACGCAAAGAGCCTCTTCCTTTATTGTGATGGGCGTTGTGGGCGGTGCGGTTTTTCCGCCGCTGATGGGTATGCTGGCAGACAAGGATGTGGCGCATGCCTATTACCTGCCGATCATCTGTTATGCCGTGATCTTCCTGTTCGCCTATAAATTCTACAGGACGAGGTAG